Part of the Caulifigura coniformis genome, GACTCCCGTGGTCGCCCGGGAGGCCTCGGAAACGGCAATCGCCAATAAGGCCGAGAGCCTGGCCGCGGTGTCGGCCAATCTGACGGAACGGGAAGCCGAACGGCTGACCCGCGTCGCCCGCACTCATCGCGTGCAGCTGAACAACGGTTCGATCACTGGTGCGATTCAGTCGCTCGGTGCCGACGGTGCCGTTCGCAACCTGACCGACGTCCGCGTGTCGTTCTTCCAGAACGGCAGCTCGGTCTCCCAGGTTTCGCCGGGTTCTGACGGTGTGTTCCACGCCACCCTTTCTCCGGGCGTCTACACGCTGGTCGCGTACAGCCCGAGCGGCTACGTCGCTTACGGCATCCAGATCGTCGACCAGACGGCCGAGATCCGCTCCGCAGGCTTCGAAAAGGCCGACTCGCAGCTCAATCTGCAGATCGAAAGCCTCGCCGTTCCGCCGGTTGACTACGCAACGGTTTACCGTCTGGCTCGCAGTCACGTGAAGGGCGCGATTCCTGCTACGGTTCCGACCGGTGCAGCCACCGGCAGCGAAGCACTTCCCGACCTGCCTGTCGAAAACGCCCTCCCCCAGACCAACCTGAAGCACCACACCGTTCGCCTCGAAGCGGATGGAAGCCTGATCGGCCGCCTCAAGCGGATCCACCCGCAGACCGGCGATGTCCTTCGCGTCCACTCGCTGAACGGCTTCCTCGTCCAGGGCGGCTCGGTGGTTCACCAGGCCAGCGTTGCTGAAGACGGTGCCCTGAAGTTCTCCGCGGTCAACCCGGGTGTGTACACCTTCGTGACCGCCGGTAGCGAAGGCTTCTCGGCCTTCTCGGTGGTGGTCGCTCCGGCTCTCGCAACCGCTTCGGCCAACAACATCACCCCGGTTTCGTTCCAGCCCGAGGGCAGCCCGCTGACGGGTACCCCCGGTGCTCCTGGCGATATGGGCCCCGCAACGGATCCCCTCGCTCCGCCTTCGAACGATGATCCCGCTGGCACCTTCGTTGAACCTCCCGGTGGAGCTGGCGGCGGCGGATTCGGCGGCGGTTCGGGCGGTGGATTCGGTGGCGGCGGTGCTGGCGGCGGTGGACTCGGACTCGGCGGCCTGCTTGGCCTCGCTGGCATCGGCATCGGTGCAGCAGCCCTGGCCGACGACGACGACGACAACAACCGGCCCGTTTCCCCGGCTGCTCCGTAACCCGGAACACCAGGCGATTCACACAGAAAGGCCCCGCTCACCGCGGGGCCTTTTTTTGTTCACATCCGTTCCTTTGAGACCTGGGGCAAACAGCCGCAGCCCCGTCCCGCTTTCTCCCGCTCGCACCCCTCTTGACCCTTTCTCCACAACCAACATAGAGTCCCGCGCTTCCCGATTCGCTACGGCATGGAAGCCGTGAGAATCGAACGACGACCTCAATCGATCAGCAAGGATGCTCGGTCGCTGTGACGCGCTCATCGGACGATCGCTGTCTCCCCGTGCCCCAGGCGCAGGCCCTGTCGTTTCCCGGCTGGCCTGAGTTTGATGAGCAGCAACGGGCCGCTGTGAACGACGTGCTGATGAGCGGCCGCGTCAACTACTGGACTGGTGACGAGGTCCGCGCGTTCGAATCCGAATACGCCGCTTCACTCGAAGTCCCCCACGCAATTGCCGTCAGCAACGGAACGGTCGCGCTCGAAGTCGCCTTGCGAGCCCTCAGGATTCGCAGCGGCCACGAAGTCATCGTCCCCAGCAGAACGTTCCTCGCAACGGCCAGCAGCGTCGCCCTCCTCGGAGCGACCCCCGTCTTCGCCGATGTCGACAAGGCCAGCGGAAACGTCACGGCGTCGACCATCGAGCCGCTGATCACTCCCAGGACCCGCGCAATCATCGTGGTCCATGTCGCCGGCTGGCCGTGCGAGATGGATGCCATTGCCGACCTCGCGCGGCGTCGCCGGCTCCCGCTCATTGAAGACTGCGCCCAGGCCCATGGGGCGCTCTACCGCGGCCGGCCCGTCGGAACTCTCGGCGACATCGGCTGCTTTTCGTTCTGCCAGGACAAAATCCTGACGACCGGCGGTGAAGGAGGCCTGATCGTCACCGCGCGTGACGACATCTGGAAACACGCCTGGAGCCTCAAGGACCACGGCAAGAGCTGGGACGCGGTTCACAATCGCAAGCATTCAACGCTCTTCAAATGGCTCCACGAGATCGTCGGCACGAACGGCCGCCTCACGGAGATGCAGGCAGCCATCGGACGGATTCAGCTTCGCCGTCTGCCCGAATGGGTCGCCGCGCGCCGCAGGAACGCCGAGATCCTTGATCGACGCCTCGCCGACCTTCCCGGGCTGCGGCTCGTCGAGATCCCCGAGCATCTGCACCACAGCTACTACAAGTACTACGCCTTCATCGAGCCGACGGAACTCCCCGCGGATTGCACGCGCGATCACATTGCAGCGGCCATCCAGAAGCGCGGCGTCCCCTGTGGACCAGGCAGCTGCGGAGAGATCTATCGTGAGCTGGCGATGAAACCCTTCATGCCGAAGCATCGCCGCCTTGTCGCCCAGAGACTCGGCGAAACCAGCCTCATGTTTCAGGTCCATCCCACGCTGGACGTGATGCACATGGAGTTGATGGCGGCCCACATCCGCGATGTCTTCGAACAACTGACCACTCAGTCCGCGCCGTGCGCGGCTTAACACTCGGCCAGGTTATGGAAAAGGACGCCTGAATGCCGAATCGCCTCGCCATCATCCTGCCGGTCTACCTCCTGTTGTATTCACTGTCTTACGCCCTCGCGTTCGCAGTGCGTTTCGATTTCGACGTCCCTCGCGAGTTCGTTACCGTCGCCTGGACGACGCTTCCCTTCGTGCTGGCGATCAAGTTCGGGTTCTGCCTGCTCTTTCGCGAGTGGAAGGGAACCTATCGCTACGTCACGGTCACCGATCTTGCCGCGCTCGGCGCAGTGGCCCTGTGCAGCGCACTGGGCATCCTGCTGATTGACGGCCTGATCCTGTCCGGCGTGCAGATCCCCCGCGCCGTCGTCTGTGCCGATCTCGCCCTCAGCCTGCTGGCGGTCGGCGTCCTCCGAACTTCCTACAGGGCCTACATCGAACTCGTCCGCCCCCGCGTGATCAAACGCAAGAAGCAGCGGGCCCTGATCTACGGAGTGCAGCCGGCCTCCCTGGCCATCCTGAGGATGCTCCAGGCGACCCAGCCCATCGAAAACAAGTACCGGATGAAGGGCTTCATCGATCCGGGGCTCGAAACTCAGAAATCCTGGATTGGCGGCCTGCCGGTGTTTCCCGCGGCCACCGACTGGAAACAGCTTCGCCGGGAAACCAAGGCCCGGCATCTGCTGATCCCGGGGGGAACTCCCGGGCGCATCGTCCGCGACCTGCTTCATCAGTGCGCCCAGAACGGCATTCGCGCGCATGTCATTCCGATGGTGGATGACATGATTCATGGCCGCTTCACGCTCGGCGTCCGCGACGTCACCGTAAACGACCTCCTCCGCCGCGAACCCAACCAGCTCGACCTCGGCGCGATCCAGGATTACATCACCGGACGCCGGGTCATCGTCACCGGCGGAGCGGGAAGCATCGGCAGCGAACTCTGCCGGCAGATCTGGGAATTCGGCCCGGAATCGCTCATCGTTTTCGACCAGTCCGAATTCGGCGTCTTCACGCTCGAACGGGAATTCGCCAGTCAGTACGGCCCGCAGACCGGCGTCCGCTTCATCGTCGCCGATGTGAACGACGAAGCGACCCTCGATCGCCTCTTCGGAGAAGAACGCCCCCAGGTCGTGTTCCACGCCGCGGCGTACAAGCATGTCCCGCTGATGGAGGACAATCCCCAGTCGGCAATCGTCAACAACATCTTCGGCACCAAGACGGTCGCCGCCGCGGCAGATCGCTGGAATGTCGAACGCTTCGTCCTCATCTCTACCGACAAGGCCGTGCGGCCTTCGAGCGTCATGGGGGCGACGAAACTGCTGGCCGAGCGTTTCGTCCAGGCGCTGGCGCGAAATTCCGAAACGCGGTTCATGATCGTCCGTTTCGGAAACGTCCTCAATTCGCTCGGCTCCGTGGTTCCCACGTTCCGCAAGCAGATCGAGTCCGGCGGTCCGATCACTGTGACGCACCCCGACATGAAGCGGTTCTTCATGACGATCCCGGAAGCCGTCCAGCTCGTGATCCAGGCGGGCGCGATCGGTCCGTCAGGGCATGTCATGATCCTCGATATGGGCGAGCCCGTCCGGATTGTCGATCTCGCCAAGGATCTGATCCTGCTGTCCGGGCTGCGCTGTCCCGACGACATTGAAATCGTGTTCTCCGGCATCCGGCCTGGCGAGAAACTCGAGGAAGAGCTTTTCTACCCTGCCGAAGCCGGCGCCCGCCCCATCCACGACAAGATCTTCTGCGGCGCCGCGCCGGAGAACGTCACCATGCTGCGGATGCTCAAGGAACTCAACGACCTCGAGCAGGCGATCGCCGGACCTTCCACCCGCGCACGTGCCGCGCTCGTACGCCTGGCAGAAGGACACGCGGACCGCACGTCGCTCGACCAGGAAGTCGTCCGGGCCGCTTGAGTCGGACCTCAAGCGCGGGGATTCGTCCGTGGTTCATGGAAACCGGGCATCACCTGGATTCAGTGCGATCTGCTACTTCGCTTTGTCGCTGATTGCGACGGGACCTTGTTCGATCCCGACATCCTGCCCGTGCAGATGGCGATCGAAGAACACGTTGATGGTCTCCCGCAACTGGTGGGAACTGAACACGTGGTTCCCCTCCTCGCCCGTGAGCAAGGTGCTGGAAACACCGACGGCGTCGAGCGCCTTGTCGAACGCGACCGCCTGCGCATATGGGACAAGCGGGTCTTTGGTCCCGTGGATGTGCAGGAACGGCGGATCGTCGCTCGACACATGCAGTTCCGGGGACGCGGCCTTCGCGGCCTCCTGTCGCTCACTCACCTTTCCGTCAAACAGCTTCATTACCGGCCCCGGCCGCTCGCCGCTGATCACGCTCCCCTGGCTCTCGAACGTCAGGAAATTGGCCGGACCACAGAAATTCGCAACGCACCGGAAGCGGACGGGCGACGTCGCAGGTTCGCCGATCTCCCCTTCCAGTTCAGCATTGCCAATGGTTGTTCCCAGCAGGCTCACCAGGTGTCCTCCAGCCGAAATCCCGAAGAGCGCGATCCGCTCGACATCAATGCCGTATTCAGCGCCGTGTCTGTGAATCCAGCGCAAGGCCGCCTTGCAGTCGTGAGCCTGTGAAGGCCAGTGCGCCTCATTCGTCAGGCGATATCCCACGGACGCCCCTGCGACACGGCCGCTCTTCAGGAAGGCACTCAGGACGTCGGCCGCATCTTTGCTCCCCCCTTCCCAGCCTCCCCCGTGGATATAAACGACGACGGGAAGCAACTCGGCCGGCTTCTCGACAGGCACGTACAAGTTCAAACGCTGGCGGGGATTCTCGTTCCCGGCATAAGTGAGGTCGTTGACCGCCTTGAATCCGTCCGGAAGGGCGGGCGGCGCCGCATGGGCCGCACTGCACACGGCGACAGACAGGATGACCGCAACAGAGCGAAGCATGGGGATCCTTTGCGACGAAGATGTCTTGTCGTGGGAAAAGCCAGAACCTCACTTGGCCGAAACGTTCACTTGGCCCGGACCTTCACTTGGCATTGAGCAATTCGGCCGACACGCGCCCAGCTGCGACAGCTTCGTCGAGCATCTGCTTGCGTTCGGCCGTCCGCTTGAGAGCATTCACAGCGAGTCGGACGTTCCGGGCATCAAGACCCGGGAGAGCCGCAATCAGCGCTTCGGCAGCCCGCACGTCGTCCATGTCGCCGCAGGCGCTGACAGCTCCCATCTGCAGTTCCGCATGAGTTCCTCGGGACAGGTAGTTGCGCAGCTTCGCCCCGCAGTTGTCCCAACCGAGAAATGCAATCATCCGCAGGGCGTCGTATCGCGTTCCGCGTGTCACTGATTCATCATCCGCAAGCCCGGCGGACTTCTGAATGGCCCACTTCCAGCGACGACGCAGGGCCTCGTCGCTTCCGATGATCTGTTCGATCCGCGGACCAGGCCAGGCGCCGGCCAGGGTGATGCCATTGATCACTCCACCGCCGATGACGACCGCCTGCCAATCGCGAAGGCGCTCCCCGTCCTGCGGCAGCGAAGCTTCCATCAACGCCTTCAGCTGGGCGGCGTCGTTGCGTTTTCCCGCCGCCACTGCGACGCGCCAGATCCAGGGAATCCTCCGGTACTCTTCCGCCGGGTCGTTCCCGATTCCTTTCGCCATTTCCGCGACGATCGCACCGGCGCGATCGGGATTGGCCTCGATCACCGCATTCCGGACGTCGGCCGACCGGGCGTCATCGAGCAGTTCCGCCGCGGTCGTCGCAACCGGACGGCGGTCGGCGGCCACCGCAAAAGCCAACATCACCAGGGGGATTGCAGACACCCCGAGGCCGAAACCAAATCGCCGCATCAGATCAGACCTGTCAAAGGTTCGCGGAACGAAACGTTGACTTCCGATTGTGGCGACGGTCCAGCCGCGACGCCACTCGTGGCGTGGCTTCCGCCATGTGCCATTCAGCGGGCGCGTTTCCGCGTTCGATGCGCGGCCCCGTCGTCCATGCGATAGATCGATGCCATGCCCCGCACGTGCTGCGCAACCAGCTGCCGGAGTTCGCGAGGCTTGATCACTTCGGCCTGGTCGCCGTATCCGAGAATCCACCAGGCGATTTCCCTGATCCCCTCCACGGTCACGCAGAAATCGACAGTTCCATCCCCCCGGTGCACGATTCTCTGCGTGGGATGCCACGTCACTTCGGCGACGTTCGTAGCCACACGGGGCTGAAAACGGACGACGATATCGGCGCGCTGTTCAGGCTCGCGGATCATATGCCATGCGTTGCCAAGGTACCGGGCGACAGAGAACCGCGGCGGTGGCTTGAACGAATCGTCCGTGAGTGTCGATTCGAGAATTCGCCCGACGTGAAACGTCCGGATCGAGCGGTACAGCGATGACCGCCCGATGGCGTACCACGACCGTCGCGAGAAGAACATCGCATACGGGCTGAGCAGCAGCCCGATTTCACGCCCGTCATACAGGCTGTTGTAGCGCAGCCGCACCTTCCGCTTCTCAGCAACACTCTGCTGAAGCAGTTCAAAATGCGGACGTGCCCGGTCCAGCTTGTGCCTGCGTTCCATCCGGACGTGAACCGCAGAGGCGACGTCGCCAAGGTACGACTTGAGCTGTCCTGCAATGTTGCTGAGAAACTTGAGCGACGCACTGCGGGCCGCCTCCTGAAACGGAATCCCCTTGTCCCGGTCCCCTAGCTCCTGCGTCAGGATGATCAGTGCCAGCGCTTCCTGGAGCGTCAGGTCGGTCGGCGGAAGAAACGAGGCGGCCGGCATGAAATAACCCCGACGCTCGTCGTCGTAGAGAACCGGCACCCCCGACTGCTGAAGCACCTTCAGGTCACGGAAAATGGTCCGATGGCTGACGTTGCAGAAGTCGGCCAGTTCCGGGGCGTTGTACAGACGTCCCGACTGCAGTCGCTCCACGAGCGTCAGAATCCGCCGGATCTTGTCTGTGGAGCCCATGGGAAAACCGCGAATGAAGAATTCACCCGAATGATGCCGTAGCCCAACCTGCAATCATGCCCCGATTCCCCCGACGGAGTATGATGGGCCGCACGACGGCTGTACACATGCCGTTCCAGTCAGGTTGGACTTCAGAATCGAAGAGCGAAGATGGCGCGGGTGGTGCTGGCAATGAGCGGCGGGGTCGACAGTTCGGCGGCCGCATACCTCTTGCGCGAACAGGGGCACGACGTGATCGGCCTGTTCATGCGTTCCGGCGAAGCCGCCGAAACCGTCTGCTCAACCGACCTCCTGCCGGTCGTCTCGATCAAGCCCCACCACCAGGGGTGCTGCAGCGCCTCGGACGCCGCCGACGCGCGCCGCGTCGCGGATCGACTCGATATCCCGTTTCACGCCCTGAATTTCCGCGACGAGTTCACGCGCATCAAGGACTACTTCGCCGATGAATACGCGGCGGGACGGACGCCGAACCCGTGCGCGATGTGCAACATCTGGCTGAAGTTCGGAAAGCTGTGGGATTTCGCCAGGCAGGTCGGGGCCGATTTCATCGCGACAGGTCACTACGCCCGGGTCGATGGCGGTGACGATCCGACCGGCCCGCCAACGCCTCCCTCGCTCAACGCCCGCCTGCTGCGCGGTCGCGACGAAGGAAAGGACCAGTCGTACGTTCTGTTCGGCATCCGCCGCGAGATCCTGGGCCGCGTGCTGTTCCCCGTCGGAGATCGAACGAAGCCCGAGATTCGGGAACTCGCCCGGCTGGCCGGAATCCAGACGGCCGACAAGCCCGACAGCCAGGAGATCTGCTTCATCCCGGACAACGACTACGCGGGATTCCTCGGCCGCTACCGCGAGCCGGTCGAGACCGCGGGCGAGATCGTGGATACCACCGGCCGGGTCCTCGGACAGCACGCCGGCTATGAGCGATACACCATCGGGCAGCGGCGCGGACTGGGGCTGGCGTTCGGCGAACCGCGATTCGTCGTCAAGATCGACCCTGAGTTGAAGCAGGTGGTCATCGGCACGCGGGAGGAACTCGGACGGAGTGCGCTCACCGCCAACCGGCTCAACTGGCTCGTCGACCCGCCCGCCGGCGA contains:
- a CDS encoding DegT/DnrJ/EryC1/StrS family aminotransferase, giving the protein MTRSSDDRCLPVPQAQALSFPGWPEFDEQQRAAVNDVLMSGRVNYWTGDEVRAFESEYAASLEVPHAIAVSNGTVALEVALRALRIRSGHEVIVPSRTFLATASSVALLGATPVFADVDKASGNVTASTIEPLITPRTRAIIVVHVAGWPCEMDAIADLARRRRLPLIEDCAQAHGALYRGRPVGTLGDIGCFSFCQDKILTTGGEGGLIVTARDDIWKHAWSLKDHGKSWDAVHNRKHSTLFKWLHEIVGTNGRLTEMQAAIGRIQLRRLPEWVAARRRNAEILDRRLADLPGLRLVEIPEHLHHSYYKYYAFIEPTELPADCTRDHIAAAIQKRGVPCGPGSCGEIYRELAMKPFMPKHRRLVAQRLGETSLMFQVHPTLDVMHMELMAAHIRDVFEQLTTQSAPCAA
- a CDS encoding polysaccharide biosynthesis protein produces the protein MPNRLAIILPVYLLLYSLSYALAFAVRFDFDVPREFVTVAWTTLPFVLAIKFGFCLLFREWKGTYRYVTVTDLAALGAVALCSALGILLIDGLILSGVQIPRAVVCADLALSLLAVGVLRTSYRAYIELVRPRVIKRKKQRALIYGVQPASLAILRMLQATQPIENKYRMKGFIDPGLETQKSWIGGLPVFPAATDWKQLRRETKARHLLIPGGTPGRIVRDLLHQCAQNGIRAHVIPMVDDMIHGRFTLGVRDVTVNDLLRREPNQLDLGAIQDYITGRRVIVTGGAGSIGSELCRQIWEFGPESLIVFDQSEFGVFTLEREFASQYGPQTGVRFIVADVNDEATLDRLFGEERPQVVFHAAAYKHVPLMEDNPQSAIVNNIFGTKTVAAAADRWNVERFVLISTDKAVRPSSVMGATKLLAERFVQALARNSETRFMIVRFGNVLNSLGSVVPTFRKQIESGGPITVTHPDMKRFFMTIPEAVQLVIQAGAIGPSGHVMILDMGEPVRIVDLAKDLILLSGLRCPDDIEIVFSGIRPGEKLEEELFYPAEAGARPIHDKIFCGAAPENVTMLRMLKELNDLEQAIAGPSTRARAALVRLAEGHADRTSLDQEVVRAA
- a CDS encoding alpha/beta hydrolase encodes the protein MLRSVAVILSVAVCSAAHAAPPALPDGFKAVNDLTYAGNENPRQRLNLYVPVEKPAELLPVVVYIHGGGWEGGSKDAADVLSAFLKSGRVAGASVGYRLTNEAHWPSQAHDCKAALRWIHRHGAEYGIDVERIALFGISAGGHLVSLLGTTIGNAELEGEIGEPATSPVRFRCVANFCGPANFLTFESQGSVISGERPGPVMKLFDGKVSERQEAAKAASPELHVSSDDPPFLHIHGTKDPLVPYAQAVAFDKALDAVGVSSTLLTGEEGNHVFSSHQLRETINVFFDRHLHGQDVGIEQGPVAISDKAK
- a CDS encoding helix-turn-helix transcriptional regulator, whose product is MGSTDKIRRILTLVERLQSGRLYNAPELADFCNVSHRTIFRDLKVLQQSGVPVLYDDERRGYFMPAASFLPPTDLTLQEALALIILTQELGDRDKGIPFQEAARSASLKFLSNIAGQLKSYLGDVASAVHVRMERRHKLDRARPHFELLQQSVAEKRKVRLRYNSLYDGREIGLLLSPYAMFFSRRSWYAIGRSSLYRSIRTFHVGRILESTLTDDSFKPPPRFSVARYLGNAWHMIREPEQRADIVVRFQPRVATNVAEVTWHPTQRIVHRGDGTVDFCVTVEGIREIAWWILGYGDQAEVIKPRELRQLVAQHVRGMASIYRMDDGAAHRTRKRAR
- the mnmA gene encoding tRNA 2-thiouridine(34) synthase MnmA, with amino-acid sequence MARVVLAMSGGVDSSAAAYLLREQGHDVIGLFMRSGEAAETVCSTDLLPVVSIKPHHQGCCSASDAADARRVADRLDIPFHALNFRDEFTRIKDYFADEYAAGRTPNPCAMCNIWLKFGKLWDFARQVGADFIATGHYARVDGGDDPTGPPTPPSLNARLLRGRDEGKDQSYVLFGIRREILGRVLFPVGDRTKPEIRELARLAGIQTADKPDSQEICFIPDNDYAGFLGRYREPVETAGEIVDTTGRVLGQHAGYERYTIGQRRGLGLAFGEPRFVVKIDPELKQVVIGTREELGRSALTANRLNWLVDPPAGDLRCTAQIRYQQQAASATARLLDQDRLEVEFDDPQYGVAPGQAVVLFDGDVVLGGGWIA